The window atctaatcctacttgtgatgcatatacgctaattatattcatagtttctttcgccaatagtttctttcgccactattatcttaaggggtataattctatctccttttTTAACTACTCTTACAACtttatcctttaacaaactatctacaataatatctactccatttcttgctttactctttccagtgtaccataacttaaaacccgagttctctatcatctttgtcttctcacctgtccattttgtctcttgtacacacaaaaactaatttttctcctaatcatcatatctactacctccattgatttaccagtgagaattcctatgtttcatgttccaaaccttagattattagttttcctattatatttgtttttattcaacctatggtgtgagaactcttacctatttaacactacacccaaattttcatggagatgtagcgattCTTACTGAGACGTTAcaatcggaccctgtaacgcgaactcttgcatatttatcactacacccgagttctggagatgtagcgatccTTACCGAGATGTTACAGTCAAACCCTACAACACATTCCTTCCGGAGAACAACTTAacattaacacaatagtttaatggatttattcattaaatatttgtcatattatttaatttaaaaggaaaaaaatttttaaaaaaattgagcaataaaaaatagatattatatattaaaagagagaaaaataattaaaaatattttttttaaaaaatactatttataaaatctaaatttagtaaaatataaaaaaaatatataaaatataaaattcaaagtAGATTGATAAATTCTATGTTTagagaagtttatgtggatgttgttaataaaataaataatttatcttaaattttagaaatattataaaaaaaaaataatactctAAACTTTGCAGAGTCAGTATCAGTTCATCTAGCATTTCAGCTTGTAAAACAAATTTAACTAGAAATGCAGTTAATGTTGTCTGATAACTTACATGTGCAAACAAGGTCCTACTAACAAAATACACCTTCAACACTTTTCAATGTGACAAACCATCCAATGCAAAGCAAAGACATCAAAACATATACAATAAAGCATTGGGTTAAGTATCACAAAAACATTCAAATCATTTAACACGAACCTCGACTTAACTATAATAAAGAGCCAGCTGCTTAAGAGGAAAGACCATCTCTCAGCCTTATGTCCCACATATGCTCCCTGAAAATTTCTTATTTAAGGATCCATTTCCCATTCACTGGTGTCAAAAGATACCTTTCCTAGTCAGAGATTAGGCAATGAAGCCACACCTCACAAACTGTAGCCAATTTGCTTTTGCATCATTCTTTTAAGTATTGTGGCTTAAAGCATCATGGAAGAAAGAAACCAAGATGAAATATCGCCTAGTTCTCTTGCAACTCTGGAaggttcaaaaatcaaaattcaagTCACCGCCAGACCCAATACTGATCAATAACGGCCATATGTGTTGCCAAAATCTTCATGTCTTTGGTGCTGAAACTCACCATACCCTTCATGTGGCCTTGGAGCTGAATAATTGTCAGAAGGATACTGATATCTGCTCGCAGAATCCACGGGTAAACTAGACCCAACATACTGCAGATTCCTCGAAGATTGGTCATACTCAGCCAAAGATAGTTGGCTATACACAGCCTGTTGGGTTTGTAGCCGCCTTTGAAGAAATTCTTCCCAGTGTTTCAAGTGCTCAGCCCTCATAGCCGTCAGCTTCTTCATGAAATCCTCTCTCAGCTGCCTTATGCACTGCATTTTCATACAGAAAAATACTGAGAAACTTCCAtgaatacacacacacacacaataaaCACCAGAAAACCAAGGATCTTTCATGTACATATACTAACTGCAAACATGAAAAGATTTCTTAATAGATGCACAGTTAATAAATATGCTTAAATGATACCTCACGATGTTTGTAGttctcttcatcctcttcttgaGCTTGTATCCTTGACAATTCTATGACTTCTTCCTTAAATTCCTTCTCAAGCTCTTCCAAAGATTGAGGGTAATTACGGAACTCATACTTGTGCTCGGGAAGGGGATCTGTTCTCTGCCTCCCAAGATCCCAGTTATCTTCATGCAAACCAGTAAAATGATTGCGCCCATCATAAGATCTATATGTGTCCCATGTAAAATCCGGACGAAGAGGAGACTTTGAACGTGCTTGGCGATCTTTTCCTCCATCATTTGGATAAGCTTCAGGAAATGAAGAACATGTAAGCAATTTGTGACTATAAATCCAGATTTGTAAGGTAGATTGATGCTTTATCTAGAGGGTAGAATATGATTGAAGAAGGATCACTGCCAGAAAGATACACAAATCTAAAAAAGGTAAACAAATCATAATAGGCTCTGTGTCCTTTCAGTATACCTATTTTCACTCAATAAATCAGTCTGACCCAGAAGCACGGAGAAAATCACTTCATAATCGAACACATAAAGCTTGAACTTACCTCTTGCTGCAAAGGACAAGTACCAAATTACTTCATGATAAAACAGATAAGATAATCTCTTAAATGATCATTGGACCAAAAAGAAAACTATTACACCAAACAATATGTTTCAAGTACCAATAATTCTGCAACTGACAAAAAATCAGTTTGAAGTCCTACCTCTTGGAGAACTCCTAGACATTTTATGTGGATCTTGACGTACATGTTCTTCAGCAGGCCTTTCCTGATAGAAGCTTCTACTTGGGAAGTGTGATGTGCTTCTAGGGCTAGAATGAGACCTTTGAGATTCAGAAGGTCTTAGATGTGTAGACTTGGGACTTCCGTGAGGTGATCTGGACTCATTTCTGTGGGACCTACTTGGGCTTTTCTGTCTATCCCTGCCATCCTGAATTATTTTATGAACAGCTTCTACACCTTTTGCTAAAATTAATCGGTCTTTCCCACTAACAAATAAAAACTTCTCGTCCATTTTAATCTTGCATCCAACATCCATTTCAATTTGAAGTATCACCTTCTCAGAGAAAAGGACTCTCACATTCTTGTCCCTAGCGGGAACCCTTTCAAAAAACTCTGCAGATTTACGGCTTGCTCCAAGTGTAGATGGGCATCCCTAAAGGGAAGAATGGAAGTAGAGAGGATTAGATCTTTTACAACATAAAAGGATATGAAAAATTAAGTGATATCTGGCTTCCTT is drawn from Zingiber officinale cultivar Zhangliang chromosome 1B, Zo_v1.1, whole genome shotgun sequence and contains these coding sequences:
- the LOC121982344 gene encoding uncharacterized protein LOC121982344 isoform X2, whose product is MARHPSPDIDDELFNEIYGKAYTGPAQSKADIATQKEANKRVLSGSHSDEEDKPRDPNAVPTDFTSREAKVWEAKAKATERNWKKRKEEEMICKICGESGHFTQGCPSTLGASRKSAEFFERVPARDKNVRVLFSEKVILQIEMDVGCKIKMDEKFLFVSGKDRLILAKGVEAVHKIIQDGRDRQKSPSRSHRNESRSPHGSPKSTHLRPSESQRSHSSPRSTSHFPSRSFYQERPAEEHVRQDPHKMSRSSPRAYPNDGGKDRQARSKSPLRPDFTWDTYRSYDGRNHFTGLHEDNWDLGRQRTDPLPEHKYEFRNYPQSLEELEKEFKEEVIELSRIQAQEEDEENYKHRECIRQLREDFMKKLTAMRAEHLKHWEEFLQRRLQTQQAVYSQLSLAEYDQSSRNLQYVGSSLPVDSASRYQYPSDNYSAPRPHEGYGEFQHQRHEDFGNTYGRY
- the LOC121982344 gene encoding uncharacterized protein LOC121982344 isoform X1, giving the protein MRHFHNKRLKLICWLLEMARHPSPDIDDELFNEIYGKAYTGPAQSKADIATQKEANKRVLSGSHSDEEDKPRDPNAVPTDFTSREAKVWEAKAKATERNWKKRKEEEMICKICGESGHFTQGCPSTLGASRKSAEFFERVPARDKNVRVLFSEKVILQIEMDVGCKIKMDEKFLFVSGKDRLILAKGVEAVHKIIQDGRDRQKSPSRSHRNESRSPHGSPKSTHLRPSESQRSHSSPRSTSHFPSRSFYQERPAEEHVRQDPHKMSRSSPRAYPNDGGKDRQARSKSPLRPDFTWDTYRSYDGRNHFTGLHEDNWDLGRQRTDPLPEHKYEFRNYPQSLEELEKEFKEEVIELSRIQAQEEDEENYKHRECIRQLREDFMKKLTAMRAEHLKHWEEFLQRRLQTQQAVYSQLSLAEYDQSSRNLQYVGSSLPVDSASRYQYPSDNYSAPRPHEGYGEFQHQRHEDFGNTYGRY